In Rubrobacter calidifluminis, a single genomic region encodes these proteins:
- a CDS encoding manganese catalase family protein, which produces MYLRIDKLQVELPMPEEPDPNAAAAVQELLGGRFGEMSTLMNYTYQSFNFRGRKKVKPYYDLIANIATEELGHIELVAATINSMLTGAAGETEDGHANPTSTPLSGLTGVRNTHHFINNGAGALVANSMGQPWQGDYVFNSGDLVLDLLHNFFLESGARMGKIRVYEMTDHPVARAMLGYLLVRGGVHQVAYAKALEELTGANVTKMLNIPNIPNSEFPETKKFLDSGDHRTLYRFSPDDFKDIGKIWKGPHPDDGQEVRVQDGPPEGGQPADPPEEPNVYAPGYHPGELAEIAQRLLK; this is translated from the coding sequence ATGTATCTCCGGATAGACAAGCTGCAGGTGGAGCTGCCGATGCCGGAGGAGCCCGATCCCAACGCCGCCGCGGCGGTGCAGGAGCTCCTCGGGGGGCGTTTCGGTGAGATGTCGACGCTCATGAACTACACCTACCAGTCGTTCAACTTCCGGGGGCGCAAGAAGGTTAAGCCCTACTACGACCTCATCGCCAATATAGCCACCGAGGAGCTCGGGCACATCGAGCTGGTAGCCGCCACCATAAACAGCATGCTCACCGGTGCCGCCGGCGAGACCGAGGACGGGCATGCGAACCCGACGAGCACACCTCTCTCCGGGCTCACGGGCGTACGCAACACCCATCACTTCATCAACAACGGGGCCGGCGCGCTCGTCGCCAACTCAATGGGGCAGCCCTGGCAGGGTGATTACGTGTTCAACTCCGGTGACCTCGTGCTCGACCTCCTGCACAACTTCTTCCTGGAGAGCGGGGCGAGGATGGGCAAGATCCGCGTCTACGAGATGACCGACCATCCGGTCGCCCGTGCGATGCTCGGTTATCTGCTCGTGCGCGGTGGCGTGCATCAGGTGGCCTACGCCAAGGCGCTCGAAGAGCTCACCGGCGCCAACGTCACCAAGATGCTCAACATCCCGAACATCCCCAACTCTGAGTTCCCGGAGACGAAGAAGTTCCTCGACTCGGGCGACCACCGCACCCTCTACCGCTTCTCGCCCGACGACTTCAAGGATATCGGCAAGATCTGGAAGGGGCCGCACCCCGACGACGGCCAGGAGGTCAGGGTGCAGGACGGCCCGCCGGAGGGTGGTCAGCCGGCCGATCCGCCGGAGGAGCCCAACGTCTACGCACCGGGTTATCATCCGGGAGAGCTCGCCGAGATCGCCCAGCGTCTCCTGAAGTAA
- a CDS encoding AhpC/TSA family protein has product MFCRRWVAQLRGGSREFEKRGARVALVSMADPEQTARFCEKMDLPFECLSDPERHAYRAFGLRRGNILEVAGPRNWGSGIRAVLEGQRQGPTAGDPMQLPGAFVFDASGRLRLAHYARASADNPPNEVLLEALDGGR; this is encoded by the coding sequence ATATTCTGCCGCCGGTGGGTCGCGCAGTTGCGCGGCGGGAGCAGAGAGTTCGAGAAGAGAGGCGCCCGGGTGGCGCTGGTGAGCATGGCCGATCCTGAGCAGACCGCGCGGTTCTGCGAGAAGATGGACCTGCCCTTCGAGTGCCTCTCCGACCCGGAGCGGCACGCCTACCGGGCATTCGGTCTCAGGCGCGGCAACATCCTGGAGGTCGCGGGGCCGCGCAACTGGGGCAGCGGGATCCGGGCGGTACTCGAGGGACAGAGACAGGGACCGACGGCGGGTGACCCGATGCAGCTACCCGGGGCCTTTGTCTTCGACGCCTCAGGGAGGCTGCGCCTGGCGCACTACGCCCGCGCCTCGGCGGACAACCCACCAAACGAGGTGCTCCTCGAAGCGCTCGACGGTGGCCGGTAG
- a CDS encoding DUF924 family protein: MGDLDRMEEILRFWFGEGREFREEWFGGGEDFDREVSERFRADYEWAASRELGDWKETPRGCLALILLLDQFPRNMFRGDPRSYTTDHLAREVAREALEKGFDRLLTPMERMFVYLPFEHSEDLEDQRLSVRLFRALEEELGRPEVLEYALRHEAVIARFGRFPHRNEILGRRSTPEELEFLSGPEAPF, translated from the coding sequence GTGGGTGATCTGGACCGCATGGAGGAGATACTCCGCTTCTGGTTCGGGGAGGGCCGGGAGTTCCGCGAGGAGTGGTTCGGGGGTGGCGAGGACTTCGACCGTGAGGTGAGCGAACGGTTCCGCGCCGACTACGAGTGGGCTGCCTCCAGGGAGCTCGGAGACTGGAAGGAGACGCCCAGGGGTTGCCTCGCCCTGATCCTGCTGCTCGACCAGTTCCCCCGCAACATGTTCCGGGGCGACCCGCGCTCCTACACAACCGACCATCTGGCGCGCGAGGTCGCCCGCGAGGCGCTCGAGAAGGGCTTCGACCGTCTCCTCACCCCGATGGAGAGGATGTTCGTCTACCTGCCTTTCGAGCACAGTGAGGATCTCGAAGACCAGCGCCTCTCTGTCAGGCTGTTTCGGGCGCTGGAAGAGGAGCTCGGGAGGCCCGAGGTGCTGGAGTACGCGCTCAGGCACGAGGCGGTGATCGCGCGCTTCGGACGTTTCCCGCACCGCAACGAGATCCTGGGTCGGCGTTCGACGCCGGAAGAGCTGGAGTTTCTCTCGGGACCCGAGGCCCCTTTCTGA
- a CDS encoding amino acid transporter, whose protein sequence is MIRATRSKGRASSRFRSWLLENRIEEIQGPHIKEAREQHPWWQVVCLTGVDYYSTLGYIPGIAGLAAGALSPIATMFIVLLTLFGMLPAYRRVAYHSPHGQGSIAMLERLLSFWKGKIFVLCLLGFVGTAWMFTITLSAADGATHLAENPIVPSFLHDKETAITLVLLAILGGVFLKGFREAIGIAIVLVFSYLFLNLLIVIFGFYMIFQHPAYLSHWKDALLHGYGNPLDMVVVSFLVFPQLALGLSGFETGVSMMPLVKGDPDDDPQRPAGRIRNTRKMLTAAALIMSFFLITTSFVTTVLIPHREFEPGGKAAGRALAYLAHQYMGNAFGTIYDISTITILWFGGASALTGLLNIVPRYLPRYGMAPEWGRAVRPMVLVFSAIAFAITLAFNAGVDSQSGPYATGVLIMMTSAAVAVTIAVRRQRKRRSTLVFGLITLVMLYADVENIRSQPNGIVISILFIVAIIFVSLVSRALRSTELRQESIELDDAAWEFINEALYSGEIHIIANRRQAGDRREYELKEREQREANHIPREIPVLFLEVEVADPSEFTDVMEVRGARVDGYRVLRAESSSVPNAIAAFLLYLRDKTGAKPHCYFGWTEGNPLVYLVRYILFGEGDIPPVTREVLREAEPNPKRRPAIHVGG, encoded by the coding sequence ATGATCCGGGCCACCCGCTCCAAGGGCCGGGCTTCCTCGAGGTTTCGCAGCTGGTTGCTCGAGAACCGGATCGAGGAGATCCAGGGTCCACACATCAAGGAGGCCCGCGAACAGCATCCCTGGTGGCAGGTGGTGTGCCTGACCGGGGTGGACTACTACTCGACGCTCGGGTACATCCCCGGCATAGCCGGGCTCGCCGCGGGTGCGCTCTCACCTATCGCGACGATGTTCATCGTGCTTCTCACCCTCTTCGGGATGCTCCCTGCCTACCGCCGGGTCGCCTACCACAGCCCGCACGGGCAGGGTTCGATCGCGATGCTCGAACGTCTGCTCTCTTTCTGGAAGGGCAAGATCTTCGTCTTGTGCCTGCTCGGGTTCGTCGGCACGGCCTGGATGTTCACGATAACCCTCTCTGCCGCCGACGGCGCGACGCATCTGGCCGAGAACCCGATAGTGCCATCTTTCCTGCACGACAAAGAGACGGCGATTACACTCGTACTTCTCGCCATCCTCGGCGGGGTTTTCCTGAAGGGCTTTCGGGAGGCCATAGGCATCGCGATCGTGCTCGTCTTCTCGTACCTATTCCTCAACCTGCTCATCGTCATCTTCGGCTTCTACATGATCTTCCAGCACCCGGCGTACCTCTCTCACTGGAAGGATGCCCTGCTGCACGGCTATGGCAACCCGCTCGACATGGTCGTCGTCTCGTTTCTTGTCTTCCCGCAGCTCGCGCTCGGTCTCTCGGGCTTCGAGACCGGCGTCTCGATGATGCCGCTCGTGAAGGGCGACCCGGATGACGACCCCCAGCGGCCCGCCGGGCGTATCCGCAACACCCGCAAGATGCTCACCGCGGCCGCTTTGATCATGAGCTTCTTCCTGATCACGACGAGCTTCGTCACCACGGTCCTGATCCCGCACAGGGAGTTCGAGCCGGGCGGCAAGGCCGCGGGCCGGGCGCTCGCTTACCTCGCGCACCAGTACATGGGCAATGCCTTCGGGACGATCTACGACATCTCCACGATCACGATCCTCTGGTTCGGAGGGGCCTCGGCCCTGACCGGGCTTCTGAACATCGTGCCCCGCTACCTGCCGCGCTACGGGATGGCCCCGGAATGGGGCCGGGCGGTAAGGCCGATGGTGCTCGTCTTCAGCGCGATAGCCTTCGCGATTACGCTGGCCTTCAACGCCGGGGTCGACTCCCAGAGCGGGCCGTACGCGACGGGTGTGCTCATCATGATGACCTCGGCGGCCGTGGCCGTGACCATCGCCGTGCGCCGGCAGCGCAAACGCAGGTCGACGCTCGTTTTCGGGCTCATAACCCTGGTGATGCTCTACGCCGACGTCGAGAACATCCGCTCCCAGCCGAACGGGATCGTGATCTCGATCCTGTTTATCGTAGCGATAATCTTCGTCTCCCTCGTCTCCCGTGCGCTGCGCTCGACGGAGCTGCGCCAGGAGTCCATAGAACTCGACGATGCGGCCTGGGAGTTCATCAACGAGGCGCTCTACTCGGGGGAGATACACATCATCGCCAACCGACGTCAGGCGGGAGACCGCCGGGAGTACGAGCTTAAAGAGCGTGAACAGCGGGAGGCGAACCACATCCCGCGCGAGATCCCGGTTCTGTTCCTCGAGGTAGAGGTGGCCGACCCCTCGGAGTTCACCGACGTGATGGAGGTGAGGGGGGCCAGGGTGGACGGCTACCGGGTGCTGCGGGCGGAGAGTTCGAGCGTCCCGAACGCGATAGCGGCCTTCCTGCTGTACCTGAGAGACAAAACCGGCGCGAAGCCTCACTGCTACTTCGGATGGACCGAGGGCAACCCGCTGGTCTACCTGGTCCGCTACATCCTCTTCGGCGAGGGAGACATCCCGCCGGTCACGCGCGAGGTGCTGCGCGAGGCGGAGCCCAACCCCAAGCGGCGTCCGGCGATACACGTCGGTGGGTGA
- a CDS encoding DUF47 domain-containing protein: MSEESKPNPPTSGRLRRALGTISLVPRERRFYEYFEEQSKNISRSARLLEVAFSNPGELAGHQKRIKELEHRGDDTTHEIISALHRTFVTPFDREDIYSLAAGMDDIVDYIEEIADTANLYDIGEITPPARELADLLVQAASQLEEATKKLGSGKPYKDHIIEVHRLEDVGDAVSRRAIAELFGGSYRTLEVLKLKDLYGLLEDALDRCEDVANVLEGIAIKNA, from the coding sequence ATGTCCGAGGAGAGCAAACCGAATCCGCCGACTTCCGGGCGGCTGCGTCGGGCCTTGGGAACAATCTCACTGGTCCCGCGCGAGCGCCGCTTCTACGAGTACTTCGAGGAGCAGTCGAAGAACATCTCACGCTCTGCCCGGCTGCTCGAGGTGGCATTCTCGAACCCCGGTGAGCTCGCCGGACACCAGAAGCGGATCAAGGAACTCGAGCATCGGGGAGACGACACCACCCACGAGATAATCTCCGCCCTGCACCGGACCTTCGTCACCCCCTTCGACCGGGAGGACATATACTCGCTCGCCGCGGGCATGGACGACATAGTGGATTACATAGAGGAGATAGCCGACACGGCCAACCTCTACGACATCGGCGAGATCACACCCCCCGCCCGGGAACTGGCGGATCTCCTCGTCCAGGCCGCATCCCAGCTCGAGGAGGCGACGAAGAAGCTCGGTTCGGGCAAGCCCTACAAGGATCACATAATCGAGGTGCACAGGCTGGAGGACGTGGGAGACGCGGTCTCCCGGCGCGCGATAGCCGAACTCTTCGGGGGGAGCTACAGGACGCTGGAGGTGCTCAAGCTGAAGGATCTCTACGGATTGCTGGAGGATGCGCTCGACCGCTGCGAGGACGTGGCCAACGTACTCGAGGGGATCGCGATAAAGAATGCATGA
- a CDS encoding inorganic phosphate transporter, with translation MHEAQVVLLLFTLATALGFDFTNGFHDTANAIATTVGTRALPPYVAVLFSAALNLIGAVVATQLLHATVANTIGSLVGPSGGVGLAEIIAVLFGAIAWNLITWRAGLPSSSSHALIGALIGMGIAAYGAGAVAWDEVYPVFVALVASPVIGLVAAYIATVVLLNVFRRARPSRANDAFRKLQILSSAFVSFSHGANDAQKTMAIITLALLSSGFIGSFAVPLWVVLASALAIALGTWAGGWRIIRTLGSRIIQMEPVHGFAAQTVGALVIQAATSWGFPVSTTHVISGSVMGAGATKRFSAVRWGVAWRIVWAWILTVPASAALAALATLFAQTEWYASAVLVLLLAAAAVYYFVLRTRRRKAKGTL, from the coding sequence ATGCATGAGGCGCAGGTCGTTCTGCTGCTCTTCACGCTGGCAACCGCCCTCGGCTTCGACTTCACCAACGGCTTCCACGACACCGCCAACGCCATCGCCACGACGGTCGGCACCCGGGCACTACCGCCCTATGTCGCGGTCCTTTTCTCGGCCGCGCTCAACCTGATCGGGGCGGTCGTCGCGACCCAGCTGTTGCACGCCACGGTCGCCAACACGATCGGCAGTCTGGTTGGACCTTCGGGGGGTGTCGGGCTCGCGGAGATCATAGCCGTCCTGTTCGGGGCGATAGCGTGGAACCTGATCACCTGGAGGGCCGGTCTGCCATCCAGCTCCTCGCACGCGTTGATCGGTGCGCTCATCGGGATGGGCATCGCGGCCTACGGGGCGGGCGCGGTGGCCTGGGACGAGGTCTACCCGGTGTTCGTCGCGCTCGTCGCCTCCCCGGTGATCGGGCTCGTCGCGGCGTACATAGCCACCGTCGTGCTGCTCAACGTCTTCCGAAGGGCCCGCCCGAGCCGCGCCAACGACGCCTTCCGCAAGCTCCAGATCCTCTCCAGCGCTTTCGTCTCCTTCAGCCACGGGGCGAACGACGCCCAGAAGACCATGGCGATCATAACGCTGGCGCTGCTCAGTTCCGGCTTCATAGGCAGCTTCGCGGTGCCCCTGTGGGTCGTTCTGGCCTCCGCGCTCGCGATCGCGCTCGGCACCTGGGCCGGCGGGTGGAGGATCATCCGCACGCTCGGCAGCAGGATCATCCAGATGGAGCCGGTCCACGGCTTCGCGGCCCAGACGGTCGGAGCCCTGGTGATCCAGGCGGCCACCTCCTGGGGCTTTCCGGTCAGCACGACGCACGTGATCTCCGGCTCGGTGATGGGGGCAGGTGCGACGAAGAGGTTCAGCGCGGTGCGCTGGGGGGTGGCCTGGCGGATAGTGTGGGCCTGGATCCTCACGGTACCAGCCTCCGCGGCGCTCGCGGCGCTGGCGACGCTTTTCGCCCAAACCGAGTGGTACGCGAGTGCCGTCCTGGTCCTCCTGCTCGCGGCCGCTGCGGTCTACTACTTCGTCCTGCGCACCCGCCGCCGCAAGGCCAAAGGCACGCTCTAG
- a CDS encoding alpha/beta fold hydrolase encodes MSDLWRRELVDGEVGLAVWWSGRGDEPVVCLHGISSQHRSFNALARRLAGGRPLIGVDLRGRGDSEKPGPGSYGLEAHARDVVRVLDHFGLERATLAGHSMGAFVAQRVALSHPERVRALVLLDGGWPRVEGREELSGGVSEGLARSFSRLRMTFESPDDYLRFWYPEEGVTMRDLTPELADYYRYDLEEVEGGYRPKASLVACTEDAEDVARSALTTAEMGRISCPVALVRAAEGFFPGSAPLISENVRRRMEDSFDVRGSILLEDTNHYTLMWEPAVGRWAGVLLEGWTR; translated from the coding sequence TTGTCTGATCTCTGGCGGAGAGAGCTGGTAGACGGGGAGGTCGGGCTCGCCGTCTGGTGGTCCGGCAGAGGGGACGAGCCGGTGGTTTGCCTGCACGGGATCAGCTCCCAGCACCGCTCGTTCAACGCGCTCGCGAGGCGTCTTGCCGGCGGGCGGCCGCTCATCGGGGTTGACCTGCGGGGCCGGGGGGACTCGGAGAAGCCCGGCCCCGGCTCCTACGGGCTCGAGGCCCACGCGCGCGACGTGGTGCGGGTGCTAGACCATTTCGGCCTGGAGCGGGCCACGCTCGCCGGACATTCGATGGGGGCGTTCGTCGCGCAGAGGGTGGCGCTCTCGCACCCCGAACGGGTGCGGGCGCTCGTGCTTCTCGACGGCGGCTGGCCGCGGGTGGAGGGGCGGGAAGAGCTCTCCGGCGGGGTCTCCGAGGGGCTCGCCCGCTCCTTCAGCCGGCTCCGGATGACCTTCGAGAGCCCCGACGATTACCTCCGTTTCTGGTATCCGGAAGAGGGGGTGACGATGCGGGATCTGACGCCTGAACTCGCCGATTACTACCGCTACGACCTGGAGGAGGTCGAAGGTGGCTACCGGCCCAAGGCCTCTTTAGTGGCCTGTACGGAGGATGCGGAGGACGTCGCCCGCTCGGCGTTGACCACCGCGGAGATGGGCCGCATCTCGTGCCCGGTCGCGCTGGTGCGCGCCGCGGAGGGGTTCTTCCCGGGGAGCGCGCCGCTCATCTCCGAGAACGTGCGGCGTCGGATGGAGGACTCGTTCGACGTGAGAGGGTCGATCCTCCTGGAGGACACCAACCACTACACGCTCATGTGGGAGCCGGCCGTCGGCCGGTGGGCCGGGGTGCTCCTCGAAGGCTGGACGCGCTAG
- a CDS encoding ornithine cyclodeaminase family protein, whose protein sequence is MLRLDEAGVGRFLSMEEVISAMEHALADFSGGRVVQPGRVMVPVLDYRGFLGVMPAYTGSALGAKLVSLYPHNEGVPTHHAEILLFRPETGEPLVSMDGRLITEVRTAAVSAVATEYLARRDAAVLAILGAGAQARSHLEALGLVRDFREVRVWSPRRARAFAEEHGAIATASAEEAVRGADVVVTATTSPDPVLFGEWLSPGAHVNAVGAPRPEWRELDDGVLRRAILYVDSREAAMKEAGDVRAAGEIFAEIGEVVAGVKPGRRSEEEITLFKSVGLAVEDLATAELVWRKASGR, encoded by the coding sequence TTGCTGAGGCTCGACGAGGCGGGTGTCGGGCGTTTCCTGAGCATGGAAGAGGTGATCTCCGCGATGGAGCACGCCCTCGCGGACTTCTCGGGCGGCAGGGTGGTACAGCCCGGGCGCGTCATGGTCCCGGTCTTAGATTACCGGGGCTTTCTCGGCGTCATGCCCGCGTACACCGGTAGCGCGCTCGGGGCCAAGCTGGTCTCGCTCTACCCGCACAACGAGGGGGTTCCGACCCACCACGCCGAGATCCTGCTCTTCAGGCCCGAGACCGGTGAGCCGCTGGTGAGCATGGACGGGCGGCTCATAACCGAGGTGCGTACCGCGGCGGTCTCTGCAGTAGCCACGGAGTACCTCGCCCGGCGTGATGCAGCTGTGCTCGCGATCCTCGGGGCCGGCGCGCAGGCACGCAGCCACCTGGAGGCGCTCGGACTGGTGCGGGATTTCCGGGAGGTGAGGGTGTGGAGCCCGCGCCGGGCCAGGGCGTTCGCCGAGGAGCACGGGGCGATCGCGACAGCCTCAGCGGAGGAGGCGGTGCGGGGGGCGGATGTTGTGGTAACGGCGACGACTTCGCCCGATCCCGTGCTCTTCGGGGAATGGCTCTCACCGGGAGCGCACGTGAACGCGGTCGGCGCACCCCGCCCCGAGTGGCGGGAACTCGACGACGGGGTGCTGCGGAGGGCTATCCTCTACGTGGATTCCCGGGAGGCCGCGATGAAGGAGGCGGGAGACGTGAGGGCCGCCGGGGAGATCTTCGCCGAGATCGGGGAGGTCGTCGCCGGGGTGAAGCCCGGCCGGCGGTCGGAAGAGGAGATCACGCTGTTCAAGTCGGTGGGGCTCGCGGTGGAGGATTTGGCGACGGCGGAGCTGGTCTGGCGCAAGGCGTCGGGTCGATGA
- a CDS encoding alpha/beta hydrolase, with product MQDNTPLLEGVRSKTVQTSRLRTHLLESGPEEGIPVLMIHGNVSSSRFFEETLAAFPQGFRGLAPDLRGFGDSEVAPVDATRGLRDFSDDLFALVESLGLQGTRLHLAGWSMGGAIALQYTMDHPQKVASITLIDPMSPYGFGGTKDEGGTPCWPDFAGSGGGTANPEFVRRLSEGDRTDEDANSPRNVMRQFYFKPPFEPEREEVYLSSMLSTATGEDNYPGDLTTSPNWPGLAPGRRGVNNAISPRYCNLSGFAGIEPKPPVLWVRGADDVIVSDESLLDFGTLGRLGAVPDWPGEEVYPPQPMVSQMRVLLENYAAVGGSFREEVIEDCGHSPHVEKPDVFRNLFFGFLS from the coding sequence TTGCAGGACAACACGCCGCTTCTGGAAGGCGTTCGTTCGAAAACCGTGCAGACCTCCCGCCTCCGCACGCACCTGCTGGAGAGCGGCCCCGAAGAGGGGATACCGGTGCTCATGATCCACGGGAACGTCTCCTCCTCGCGCTTCTTCGAGGAGACGCTCGCGGCCTTCCCGCAGGGTTTCCGTGGCCTCGCCCCCGACCTCAGGGGCTTCGGCGATTCCGAGGTCGCCCCCGTGGACGCCACCCGCGGCCTCAGGGACTTCTCCGATGACCTCTTCGCGCTGGTCGAGTCACTCGGGCTCCAGGGAACGCGGCTGCACCTCGCCGGCTGGTCCATGGGAGGTGCGATCGCGCTGCAATACACCATGGACCACCCGCAGAAGGTCGCCTCGATCACGCTCATAGACCCCATGTCACCCTACGGTTTCGGGGGAACGAAAGACGAGGGCGGCACCCCCTGCTGGCCGGACTTCGCCGGCTCCGGAGGCGGGACCGCCAACCCGGAGTTCGTCCGCCGTCTCTCGGAGGGCGATCGCACGGACGAGGACGCAAACTCTCCGCGCAACGTGATGCGGCAGTTCTACTTCAAGCCTCCCTTCGAGCCGGAACGGGAAGAGGTCTACCTCTCCTCGATGCTCTCCACCGCGACCGGTGAGGACAACTACCCCGGCGACCTCACCACCTCCCCCAACTGGCCCGGTCTCGCCCCCGGCAGGCGCGGCGTCAACAACGCAATCTCCCCCAGGTACTGCAACCTCTCCGGTTTCGCCGGGATCGAACCGAAACCGCCCGTGCTCTGGGTGCGGGGCGCAGACGATGTGATCGTCTCCGACGAATCGCTATTAGATTTCGGGACCCTCGGACGACTCGGGGCCGTCCCGGACTGGCCGGGTGAGGAAGTCTACCCCCCGCAGCCGATGGTCTCGCAGATGCGGGTCCTGCTCGAGAACTACGCCGCCGTGGGCGGCTCATTCCGGGAAGAGGTCATCGAGGACTGCGGCCACTCCCCGCACGTCGAGAAGCCGGACGTCTTCCGCAACCTCTTCTTCGGCTTCCTCTCATGA
- a CDS encoding haloacid dehalogenase type II: MEIRALAFDVFGTVVDWRSSIIREGEELSRKKDLAVDWAAFADAWRAGYRPSLERVRRGEIPWKKLDALHRASLEELVERFGIEGLDEAEKDHLNKVWHRLDPWPDVPEGLARLRERHILATLSNGNVSLLVEMAKRSSLPWDLILSAELVRRYKPDPEVYLMVPRLLDLEPQEVMMVAAHPDDLRAAADVGLATALVRRPLEFGPGRSFRIPESGFDLVAGDFVELARRLSGQRD, encoded by the coding sequence ATGGAGATCAGGGCGCTCGCCTTCGACGTCTTCGGGACCGTGGTCGACTGGCGTTCCTCGATCATCCGGGAGGGCGAGGAGCTGAGCAGAAAGAAGGATCTCGCCGTGGATTGGGCCGCCTTCGCCGACGCCTGGCGCGCCGGCTACCGGCCCTCACTGGAGCGGGTGCGGCGAGGTGAGATCCCATGGAAGAAACTCGACGCCCTGCACCGCGCCTCGCTCGAAGAGCTCGTGGAGAGGTTCGGGATCGAAGGTTTGGACGAGGCCGAGAAGGACCATCTGAACAAAGTCTGGCACCGGCTCGACCCCTGGCCGGACGTTCCGGAGGGTCTCGCGCGCCTGCGGGAAAGACACATACTTGCCACCCTCTCCAACGGCAACGTCTCGCTGTTGGTCGAGATGGCGAAGCGGTCCTCCCTCCCGTGGGACCTCATCCTCTCGGCCGAGCTCGTCCGGCGCTACAAGCCGGACCCGGAGGTCTACCTGATGGTCCCCCGGCTGCTCGACCTGGAGCCGCAGGAGGTGATGATGGTCGCCGCCCACCCCGACGACCTGCGCGCCGCCGCAGACGTCGGGCTCGCCACCGCGCTGGTGCGGCGGCCGCTGGAGTTCGGGCCCGGCAGGAGCTTCCGGATACCGGAGTCCGGCTTCGACCTCGTCGCGGGAGACTTCGTCGAGCTGGCGCGAAGGCTCTCTGGCCAGAGGGACTAA
- a CDS encoding AsnC family transcriptional regulator, with translation MMDTADKEILNLLQRDLPLVREPFAELGAGLGLSDHDVIRRIEALKRTRVIRQISAIFDTRVLGYDSSLVASRIPPEHLREGAKAINSHPGVSHNYERDNEFNLWYTVAVPPDSRLGLEGTVEVLHRISGAEKTRILPTLKLFKIGVTLDMKEGATPRKETPAYGEGDRQAADRNITEEDKAAIRILQEDLPLTPRPFDLWAEQAGMDAAELIERAQDLRSRRIMRRFAAVLYHRKAGFRANAMGVWKVPRERVDEVGAMFAGYQAVSHCYERPVYEDWPYSIFSMVHGRSKEECEAVLKAMSEESGITEYDSLYSTREYKKTRVRYFTPEMEAWERLYAGVLR, from the coding sequence ATGATGGATACGGCAGACAAAGAGATTCTCAACCTCCTCCAGCGTGACCTGCCGCTGGTGAGGGAACCTTTCGCGGAGCTGGGAGCCGGGCTCGGGCTGTCAGATCACGACGTGATCCGGCGTATAGAAGCCCTGAAGAGAACGAGGGTCATAAGACAGATAAGCGCCATCTTCGACACCCGTGTGCTGGGCTATGACTCGAGCCTGGTGGCCTCCAGGATACCCCCGGAACACCTGCGGGAGGGGGCGAAGGCCATAAACTCCCACCCCGGTGTCTCGCACAACTACGAGAGGGACAACGAGTTCAACCTCTGGTACACGGTCGCGGTGCCGCCGGACTCCAGGCTCGGGCTGGAGGGTACAGTGGAGGTTCTGCACAGGATCAGCGGAGCAGAGAAGACCCGCATCCTTCCCACCCTGAAGCTGTTCAAGATCGGGGTGACGCTGGACATGAAGGAGGGCGCCACGCCCCGCAAGGAGACCCCGGCGTACGGCGAGGGCGACCGTCAGGCGGCTGACCGCAACATAACCGAGGAGGACAAGGCAGCGATCCGCATCCTGCAGGAGGACCTGCCGCTGACCCCCAGGCCCTTCGACCTGTGGGCCGAGCAGGCAGGGATGGACGCTGCCGAGCTGATCGAGCGGGCGCAGGATCTCAGATCGCGCAGGATCATGCGGCGCTTCGCGGCCGTGCTCTACCACCGCAAGGCCGGCTTCCGGGCGAATGCGATGGGGGTCTGGAAGGTGCCCAGGGAGCGGGTGGACGAGGTGGGGGCGATGTTCGCCGGCTATCAGGCGGTCTCGCACTGTTACGAGCGGCCCGTCTACGAGGACTGGCCGTACTCGATCTTCTCGATGGTCCACGGCCGCTCGAAGGAGGAGTGCGAGGCGGTGCTGAAAGCGATGTCCGAGGAGAGCGGCATCACCGAGTACGACTCGCTCTACTCGACCCGCGAGTACAAGAAGACCCGCGTGCGCTACTTCACCCCGGAGATGGAGGCCTGGGAGCGCCTCTACGCCGGGGTCCTGCGTTAG